Proteins co-encoded in one Octopus bimaculoides isolate UCB-OBI-ISO-001 chromosome 7, ASM119413v2, whole genome shotgun sequence genomic window:
- the LOC106873140 gene encoding uncharacterized protein LOC106873140 yields the protein MATFLNFLLFVTVLALTKFSTLSAELNELSNKQSAIKVARSMMPAKFLESDLEAWDEKIGDQRNWEDRLNMKRNWDELSSWGKRSAFDNNAIDNEFGNSLRRALNSHNLKLSSLLNGAELQKRWDSLQAWGKRNANGNEAAYGKNVKRDHMVKASDGTWKKVGSADGDKRGNGWDEMNGWGKRNAVQHKIRSRNWDSLQAWGKRESPSDDSALYENNQRQKRSTGKIL from the coding sequence ATGGcgaccttcctaaactttttgcTATTCGTAACTGTTTTAGCGCTCACGAAATTCTCTACTCTTTCTGCTGAATTAAATGAACTATCAAACAAACAGTCTGCTATCAAAGTAGCTCGTAGTATGATGCCTGCAAAATTTCTGGAATCGGATCTTGAAGCTTGGGACGAGAAAATCGGAGATCAGAGAAATTGGGAAGATCGCCTAAATATGAAACGAAACTGGGATGAACTCAGTAGTTGGGGCAAGCGAAGCGCATTTGACAATAACGCTATCGATAACGAATTCGGAAACAGTCTTAGGCGGGCTTTAAATAGCCATAATTTAAAATTGTCGTCGTTATTGAACGGCGCCGAATTGCAGAAAAGGTGGGATAGTTTACAAGCTTGGGGGAAAAGAAACGCAAACGGAAATGAGGCAGCATATGGCAAAAATGTTAAAAGAGATCATATGGTGAAAGCAAGTGATGGTACTTGGAAAAAGGTAGGTAGCGCTGACGGGGATAAACGTGGTAACGGCTGGGATGAAATGAATGGATGGGGTAAAAGAAACGCCGTTCAACATAAAATCAGATCCAGAAATTGGGATTCCCTTCAGGCTTGGGGCAAAAGAGAAAGTCCATCTGATGATTCCGCTTTGTATGAAAACAACCAACGgcaaaaaagaagtactggaaaGATTTTGTAA